In Synechococcus sp. A18-25c, a single window of DNA contains:
- a CDS encoding shikimate kinase, whose product MAEIIPTLRQRLGGRILYLVGMMGSGKSSTGRPLAEKLGYGFVDSDSVIAQLAGCSIPEIFQRDGEAGFRKLETQVLSAISEHHSLVVATGGGVVTRSENRGVMHQGIVIWLDVEREQLLKRLEADSTPRPLLQEADPAQALDRILNARRPQYGEADLTVVIEEETPDVVADGILQLLPNLIKDPPKQRPE is encoded by the coding sequence ATGGCCGAGATCATTCCAACCCTGCGACAACGCCTGGGGGGAAGAATCCTTTATCTCGTGGGAATGATGGGAAGCGGGAAAAGCAGCACGGGCAGGCCCCTGGCGGAAAAGCTCGGATATGGCTTTGTGGACTCGGATTCGGTGATTGCGCAGCTGGCGGGTTGCTCCATTCCTGAGATCTTTCAGCGGGATGGGGAAGCGGGGTTCCGAAAACTGGAGACCCAGGTTCTGAGCGCCATCAGCGAACATCACTCTCTGGTGGTGGCAACGGGAGGCGGCGTGGTCACCCGCTCGGAAAACAGGGGGGTCATGCATCAAGGCATCGTGATCTGGCTTGATGTGGAACGCGAGCAACTGCTGAAGCGGCTTGAAGCTGACAGCACCCCACGACCACTGCTCCAAGAAGCCGATCCCGCTCAGGCTCTCGACAGGATTCTCAACGCGAGACGTCCGCAGTACGGCGAAGCCGATCTAACCGTGGTGATCGAGGAAGAAACACCGGACGTCGTGGCTGATGGCATCCTGCAGCTGCTGCCAAACCTGATCAAAGACCCGCCCAAACAACGGCCGGAATGA
- a CDS encoding chlororespiratory reduction protein 7, whose translation MSDPLIRSLDHYVVLVPGEPEQLLSAVDTLAWLAQRLRGLDPWPADLKACASPEQAASRLLDTACELEVSPGFSLQWYAVRLEPPSA comes from the coding sequence ATGTCTGATCCTCTGATCCGATCGCTTGATCACTACGTGGTGCTGGTGCCCGGAGAACCGGAACAGCTTCTCAGTGCAGTCGACACCCTGGCATGGCTGGCGCAGCGTCTGCGCGGACTGGACCCTTGGCCGGCGGATCTGAAGGCGTGCGCGAGTCCGGAGCAGGCGGCCTCCCGTCTTCTCGACACAGCCTGTGAACTGGAGGTCTCGCCAGGTTTTTCCCTGCAGTGGTACGCGGTCCGACTGGAACCGCCGAGCGCTTGA
- a CDS encoding DUF6816 family protein, which translates to MVKPLLALLLTMVLQLAHVDSAAADDRDQVFLEQRFSDWPEWTLPAPLPRPRGRQDLIYPKWFDGTWKVRSEQLDDRGHPQSGDEPLSHHARFRLNQRGDLVGDRVFNAHSVGEALLGTQLLSVEQDPDQVNRQLARLKGDLMLETTVIGRRESNPREGAVFFSDELALQVLHGPAAPRISRIETLTRYERCGAAICADQRQVSHAGPGLESDSTLEGRSSRFQLTLTPLSLDPAGVSAPPADLASGTTTAVSGDR; encoded by the coding sequence ATGGTGAAACCGCTGTTGGCACTGTTACTCACCATGGTGCTGCAGCTTGCGCACGTCGACTCCGCAGCCGCCGACGATCGCGACCAGGTGTTTCTGGAGCAACGATTCAGCGACTGGCCCGAATGGACTTTGCCGGCTCCGTTGCCGAGACCCCGTGGCCGCCAGGATCTGATCTATCCCAAATGGTTTGACGGCACCTGGAAAGTGCGAAGCGAACAGCTCGATGACCGAGGTCATCCCCAAAGTGGAGATGAGCCGCTGAGCCATCACGCCCGCTTCCGGCTCAACCAACGTGGTGATCTGGTGGGCGACCGGGTGTTCAATGCCCATTCCGTTGGTGAAGCACTGCTAGGCACTCAGTTGCTCAGCGTTGAACAGGATCCTGATCAGGTGAACCGTCAGCTGGCCCGGCTGAAGGGAGATCTGATGCTGGAGACGACCGTGATCGGTCGCAGAGAAAGCAACCCCAGAGAGGGTGCAGTCTTCTTCAGCGATGAGCTGGCACTGCAGGTGCTTCACGGCCCCGCAGCGCCTCGGATCAGCCGCATCGAAACGCTCACCCGCTATGAACGGTGTGGTGCTGCGATTTGCGCCGATCAACGCCAGGTCAGCCATGCGGGTCCAGGCCTTGAGAGCGATTCAACGCTTGAGGGGCGCAGCAGCCGATTTCAGCTCACCCTCACACCGTTGTCGCTGGATCCTGCTGGAGTAAGCGCTCCTCCAGCTGATCTCGCCAGTGGAACAACGACTGCAGTCTCGGGTGAT